The proteins below are encoded in one region of Oligoflexus sp.:
- the recN gene encoding DNA repair protein RecN has product MITQLSIRGLAIIEELHIEFSPQLNVITGETGAGKSILIKALHFLLGAKADPDVIRRGFPRAHVSASFLLPKTHGCVEVLDAHGIWHDDQDLTELIIRREIAQKGRSQAWVNDQPITLSLLKELGATLIDIYGQHENHRMLDPHTHLDYIDEFVGDQGLRNKVQAAMQQAHQILQDLRKRLEQYQTRRREQDYLQFRFDELARFGPSLEDYERTIKLCEESSVVLSQQKVFDQAQRICDEGYNGRALTSALQELQRLLEVPAEKLQDASLQASLAQLNELSTVLDELSYGIGRAVSRHSLDEEEIEELQGRLAGYQSLLRKHSVRTVEEIMTEYERLETELSFVQQGPEAMAEALDKLKKLLNEADEYAHKLSAARKEAAQRAVQAVVSELHDLNMKGARIDFDFQEVQNTIPDLDIADIDAALVDDWQHCASILTETSKLGRERGQFLLSANPGEGLKPLAKVASGGEISRIMLGFKKALAMGANTCVMVFDEIDTGISGHTAHIVGKKLKELSTTFQVICISHLPQVAAYGDAHFLVQKAQKGESTESQILRLNRKASEEEIARLLSGDQVTNSSLTHARQLIKAARDRVAQ; this is encoded by the coding sequence ATGATTACCCAGTTGTCCATCCGCGGTCTTGCCATTATCGAAGAACTGCATATCGAATTTTCCCCACAGCTCAACGTCATCACGGGCGAGACAGGTGCTGGCAAATCCATATTGATCAAAGCCCTTCATTTCCTGCTTGGCGCGAAAGCTGATCCCGATGTGATTCGGCGCGGTTTTCCGCGAGCCCATGTGTCCGCATCCTTTCTTTTGCCCAAAACTCATGGCTGCGTCGAAGTCCTCGACGCCCACGGCATCTGGCATGATGATCAGGACCTGACCGAACTCATTATTCGGCGGGAAATCGCCCAAAAAGGCCGCTCGCAGGCCTGGGTGAATGATCAGCCGATCACGCTCTCGCTATTGAAGGAGCTCGGCGCCACGCTGATCGACATTTATGGCCAGCATGAAAACCATCGCATGCTCGATCCTCACACGCATCTGGATTACATAGATGAATTCGTTGGCGATCAGGGCCTTCGGAACAAGGTTCAGGCCGCCATGCAGCAGGCCCACCAGATTCTGCAGGACCTGCGCAAACGACTGGAACAGTATCAGACCCGCCGTCGCGAGCAGGATTATCTGCAGTTCCGTTTTGATGAACTGGCCCGCTTCGGCCCGAGCCTTGAGGACTACGAGCGCACGATCAAGCTCTGCGAGGAATCCAGCGTGGTTCTTTCCCAGCAGAAAGTCTTCGATCAGGCGCAGAGAATCTGTGATGAAGGCTATAACGGTCGCGCACTGACATCGGCTCTGCAGGAACTGCAAAGACTCCTGGAAGTCCCCGCTGAAAAGCTCCAGGACGCCTCGCTCCAGGCGAGCCTTGCGCAGCTGAATGAACTCAGCACCGTGCTCGACGAACTGAGCTACGGCATAGGCCGCGCGGTATCCCGCCATTCGCTGGATGAAGAGGAAATCGAGGAACTGCAGGGACGCCTCGCCGGTTACCAGAGCCTTCTCAGAAAACACTCCGTTCGCACCGTTGAAGAAATCATGACCGAATATGAGCGTCTGGAGACGGAATTATCCTTCGTTCAGCAGGGCCCTGAGGCCATGGCCGAGGCTCTCGACAAGCTGAAGAAACTTCTGAATGAAGCCGATGAATACGCCCATAAGCTTTCTGCAGCCCGGAAAGAAGCCGCTCAGCGTGCGGTCCAGGCGGTGGTCAGCGAGCTTCATGATCTGAATATGAAGGGCGCTCGGATCGACTTCGATTTTCAGGAGGTGCAAAACACCATTCCTGACCTGGACATCGCCGACATCGACGCCGCTCTGGTGGATGACTGGCAGCATTGCGCAAGCATCCTGACGGAAACGAGCAAACTCGGTCGTGAGCGCGGTCAGTTCCTGCTGTCCGCCAACCCGGGTGAAGGCCTGAAACCCTTGGCCAAGGTCGCGTCAGGTGGTGAGATCTCGCGCATCATGCTCGGCTTTAAAAAGGCTTTGGCCATGGGCGCCAACACCTGCGTCATGGTTTTCGATGAAATAGATACCGGGATCTCCGGGCACACGGCGCATATCGTTGGCAAAAAGCTCAAGGAACTGTCCACCACCTTTCAGGTGATCTGCATCTCGCACCTGCCGCAGGTGGCGGCTTATGGGGATGCTCACTTCCTTGTGCAAAAAGCCCAGAAAGGCGAGTCCACCGAATCGCAGATTTTGCGTTTGAATCGTAAGGCCAGTGAAGAGGAAATCGCCCGTCTTCTGTCCGGCGATCAGGTGACCAATTCCAGTCTTACGCATGCCCGTCAGCTCATCAAGGCCGCACGGGATCGTGTGGCCCAGTGA
- a CDS encoding R3H domain-containing nucleic acid-binding protein: MKLDYFLYSCFEYEQTCKALPGKAMGPQRWPHGVLFLDGERDNFRDLGDLGQQIEACLKWYVEQFPSLVEDRSMTMENIGNLTAPAVFFCLDLKILAGADSQNTADALQASDNNAVWETIDRHLDQLLPNFSSHFKTYLRWVFVKKEEQTWEVGSRPPVGRYTPFQRRGRPGDKGPPRRSGGGQGGRPQQGGRDRHERGQGGDRDRGPRGPRREPGNSPIKAGGSHADQERAALEAVRVAVDELRSNPTLAEIKLDPSNSFFRRLQHKKAVAEGFHSFSTGEGMQRAVVVTREKTEQEDNT; the protein is encoded by the coding sequence TTGAAGTTGGACTACTTCCTCTATTCCTGCTTCGAATATGAACAGACCTGCAAAGCCTTGCCCGGCAAAGCCATGGGCCCTCAAAGATGGCCTCACGGCGTACTCTTTTTGGATGGTGAACGGGATAACTTTCGTGACTTGGGTGATCTTGGACAGCAGATTGAGGCCTGCCTGAAATGGTATGTCGAGCAGTTCCCCTCGCTGGTTGAAGATCGCAGCATGACCATGGAAAATATCGGCAATCTGACAGCACCCGCCGTATTTTTCTGTCTGGATCTGAAGATCCTGGCCGGCGCCGACAGTCAGAATACAGCAGATGCGTTGCAGGCGAGCGACAATAACGCCGTCTGGGAAACCATAGATCGGCACCTGGATCAGCTCCTGCCGAACTTTTCCTCGCACTTTAAGACCTACCTGCGTTGGGTTTTCGTAAAAAAAGAAGAGCAGACCTGGGAAGTCGGCAGTCGCCCTCCCGTGGGTCGTTATACGCCTTTCCAACGCCGTGGACGTCCTGGTGATAAAGGTCCCCCACGTCGTAGCGGTGGTGGTCAGGGCGGAAGACCTCAGCAGGGCGGTCGTGACCGTCATGAGCGCGGTCAGGGTGGTGATAGGGATCGCGGTCCGCGCGGACCACGTCGTGAGCCTGGAAATAGCCCCATCAAAGCGGGCGGCAGTCACGCCGATCAGGAAAGAGCAGCTCTGGAAGCGGTGCGTGTGGCCGTGGATGAACTGCGCAGCAATCCCACATTGGCCGAAATCAAACTCGATCCATCCAACAGTTTCTTCCGTCGTTTGCAGCATAAAAAAGCGGTTGCCGAAGGCTTCCATTCCTTTTCCACTGGGGAAGGCATGCAGCGCGCTGTCGTTGTAACGCGCGAGAAGACGGAGCAAGAGGACAATACATGA
- a CDS encoding SDR family NAD(P)-dependent oxidoreductase produces MTSVVCITGASSGIGEALALVYAEQGCHLVLGARRLDKLKALESVLKDKGAASVLSLPLDVRSRESVHAWVKSAEEKHSRLDVLVNNAGLVIGLEPVETGRVEDWETILDTNVLGVMRVTQALIPVFKKQGSGHIVMIGSIAGHQPYENGGAYCASKFGVKALTGVLKHELNGTGIRVSTVDPGMVETEFSIVRFRGDKDKAKQVYKGLVPLNGRDIAECVHFMTSRPPHVNIDSIVVMPTAQASVYKVHRES; encoded by the coding sequence ATGACTTCGGTCGTTTGCATTACAGGCGCATCGTCGGGCATCGGCGAGGCGCTGGCGCTGGTTTACGCGGAGCAAGGCTGCCATCTTGTATTGGGAGCCCGCCGGCTGGACAAGCTGAAGGCGCTGGAAAGTGTTCTGAAAGACAAAGGTGCCGCCTCCGTTTTAAGCCTGCCCCTTGATGTTCGTTCCCGTGAGTCCGTTCATGCCTGGGTGAAATCGGCAGAGGAAAAGCATAGTCGCTTGGATGTCCTGGTGAACAATGCCGGTCTTGTGATCGGTCTGGAGCCGGTGGAAACCGGCCGTGTGGAGGATTGGGAGACCATCCTCGATACGAACGTCCTGGGCGTGATGCGCGTGACCCAGGCCTTGATTCCTGTGTTTAAAAAGCAGGGTTCTGGTCACATCGTGATGATCGGGTCGATCGCCGGTCATCAGCCTTATGAAAATGGTGGGGCTTATTGTGCCAGTAAATTCGGGGTCAAGGCGTTGACCGGAGTTCTGAAGCATGAGCTCAACGGCACGGGCATCCGGGTTTCCACGGTGGATCCTGGAATGGTGGAGACCGAGTTTTCCATCGTGCGCTTCCGTGGTGATAAGGATAAGGCCAAGCAGGTTTATAAGGGCCTTGTGCCCCTGAATGGCCGTGATATTGCTGAATGCGTGCACTTCATGACCTCCCGTCCGCCGCATGTGAATATAGATAGCATCGTCGTGATGCCGACTGCGCAGGCGAGCGTATATAAAGTGCACCGCGAATCCTGA
- a CDS encoding Gfo/Idh/MocA family protein, with amino-acid sequence MPITPLILGTGRAGQAIAKSLACLKVMYPELDLEMPVWLERSALLVSERDKYEQPLLCIANPHGLHAASILEADRVRYPAILCEKPACVNLQELDFLRGVTSPTAVLHVYRQTWGIQKLKRMIKEGNFGDIISIEGRYWQASTAERALAKKVGAPSWKDDTRLSGEYDVYLDIATHWVDAVSFLFGEAPERISGWRSFINADSPHRDSHVQLTVHYPNSGRAFGSISKAVHGSTNHFEVNVLGSLLAATWKFEQPDEIFIGEGRDRRVLTRKESTQGSHNPPHHGMGWLEGYIEIIGNLIRHAFKGETHPYPELQETLRNLEPMLRAEWQ; translated from the coding sequence ATGCCAATCACTCCTTTAATCCTGGGAACAGGTCGTGCGGGCCAGGCCATTGCCAAAAGCCTCGCGTGTCTGAAAGTCATGTATCCCGAGCTGGATCTTGAAATGCCCGTTTGGCTTGAACGCTCGGCACTGCTGGTCAGCGAAAGGGACAAATACGAGCAGCCTCTTCTCTGCATTGCCAACCCCCACGGTCTGCATGCAGCCTCCATACTGGAAGCTGATCGCGTGCGATACCCGGCGATCCTTTGTGAAAAACCAGCCTGCGTGAACCTTCAGGAGCTGGATTTTTTAAGAGGCGTCACCAGCCCGACCGCGGTGCTGCACGTCTATAGGCAGACCTGGGGCATCCAAAAGCTCAAGCGTATGATCAAGGAAGGAAACTTTGGCGACATCATTTCCATAGAAGGCCGTTACTGGCAAGCTTCAACAGCCGAACGCGCGCTGGCGAAGAAAGTCGGAGCCCCCAGCTGGAAGGATGATACGCGCCTTTCGGGTGAATACGATGTCTACCTTGATATCGCCACCCACTGGGTCGACGCTGTCAGCTTTCTCTTTGGCGAAGCCCCCGAAAGGATTTCCGGCTGGCGCTCGTTCATCAATGCGGATTCACCGCATCGGGACTCGCATGTGCAGCTCACCGTTCATTATCCCAATTCCGGACGGGCCTTCGGCTCCATTTCCAAAGCGGTCCATGGTTCCACCAATCACTTCGAGGTCAACGTTCTGGGCTCTTTACTTGCGGCCACCTGGAAATTCGAGCAACCGGACGAAATCTTCATCGGCGAAGGCCGCGACCGCAGAGTCTTGACCCGCAAGGAATCGACGCAAGGATCCCATAATCCACCGCATCACGGCATGGGCTGGCTCGAAGGCTATATTGAAATTATCGGGAATTTAATCAGACATGCATTCAAAGGAGAAACCCACCCTTACCCCGAGCTCCAGGAAACCTTAAGAAACCTGGAGCCCATGCTGCGGGCGGAATGGCAGTAG
- a CDS encoding alpha/beta hydrolase, translating to MNTLMKMWLSLFIALMVTGCSHTGNSAAEKAYDAELSGFDYPRPVQFFEVESQRQKLRMAYMLAEPGKPNGKTVVLLHGKNFAGFYWEPTIAALVNQGFRVVVPDQIGFGKSSKPEAYQYSFSQLAALTEQLLTHLKIDKVSVVGHSMGGMLATRFTLQYPSRVEKLALVNPIGLEDWKTVVPYATIDETYAAELKSTEESIREYQKTAYFAGQWKPEYESLIEVLAGWTRHPDYPKVAYVSALTSDMIFTQPVLYEFGNIQTPTLLIIGQRDRTAIGKARAPASIRESLGNYPELGRKAARAIPKASLVEIREAGHMPQVEQFQVYFDALSHFLGS from the coding sequence ATGAATACCCTTATGAAAATGTGGCTTTCACTTTTTATCGCCCTTATGGTGACGGGCTGTTCACATACTGGGAATTCAGCGGCAGAGAAGGCCTATGATGCAGAACTGAGTGGTTTTGATTACCCGCGGCCTGTGCAGTTTTTTGAGGTGGAGAGTCAGCGGCAGAAGCTGCGGATGGCCTATATGCTGGCGGAACCTGGGAAGCCGAATGGGAAGACTGTTGTGCTTTTGCATGGGAAGAACTTTGCCGGATTTTATTGGGAGCCGACGATTGCGGCTTTGGTGAATCAAGGTTTTCGGGTGGTTGTGCCGGATCAGATTGGGTTTGGGAAGTCTTCGAAGCCGGAGGCTTATCAGTATAGTTTTTCGCAGCTCGCGGCTTTAACGGAGCAGCTTTTAACTCATCTGAAAATCGACAAAGTTTCCGTCGTCGGTCATTCGATGGGCGGGATGCTGGCGACCCGTTTTACGCTTCAATACCCGTCGCGGGTTGAAAAACTTGCCCTTGTGAATCCCATCGGTCTTGAAGATTGGAAAACTGTTGTGCCCTATGCAACCATCGATGAAACCTATGCAGCCGAATTAAAATCCACGGAAGAAAGCATCCGCGAGTATCAAAAAACCGCATACTTTGCCGGTCAATGGAAACCCGAGTACGAGAGTCTGATCGAAGTGCTCGCCGGCTGGACTCGGCATCCCGATTATCCCAAGGTCGCCTACGTCTCCGCCCTCACTTCCGATATGATCTTCACGCAACCCGTGCTCTATGAATTCGGCAACATCCAAACCCCTACCCTTCTCATCATCGGACAACGCGACCGAACAGCCATCGGCAAAGCCCGCGCGCCGGCTTCCATTCGGGAGTCGCTTGGCAACTATCCGGAGCTGGGACGGAAGGCGGCTCGGGCGATACCAAAGGCGAGTTTGGTGGAAATCAGAGAAGCGGGGCATATGCCGCAGGTGGAGCAGTTTCAAGTTTATTTCGATGCATTGAGTCATTTTCTAGGGAGTTGA
- a CDS encoding serine aminopeptidase domain-containing protein: MKNLWLLAICLGFWSCKTTQSKMSAVEDQDTAIQRMENATVKKLWLDHIKDETDRKNSSGKAIRPDCMPRFYPHNESMPRKGMVMFFHGFTACPQQYFDIADILSAEGFDVFLPLMPGQGRVESGKKDHLEDLPSKTTGEIYANGSKQHPRYIKFVEQMNAIAAASTGIKALAGLSGGGGLATGAAVMGQTANGNVWSRVLLYAPYYQNPSVNKVLADVVGFFNPGVTTDWGEACRMNRARINGRAGYCSVNVGATQAMVHYGEEAAAAIKQVRIPIQFVVTEMDPTADNQAIFRAFSNANNARVCTYPKGVPHSLINPNKDLIPDDGDPQLAKVRDKNIPSGPPYEWVDALNGDSVRFLTTGEWFPVSGESEIEQKYGNTFPMCNPSKLTTMP; encoded by the coding sequence ATGAAGAATCTGTGGCTGTTAGCTATTTGTCTCGGCTTCTGGAGTTGTAAGACAACTCAATCCAAAATGAGTGCGGTGGAGGACCAGGATACCGCCATCCAGCGTATGGAAAACGCGACCGTGAAGAAACTGTGGCTTGATCATATCAAGGATGAGACTGATAGAAAAAATTCGAGTGGTAAGGCCATTAGACCGGATTGCATGCCACGGTTCTATCCACATAATGAGAGTATGCCGCGCAAAGGCATGGTTATGTTCTTTCATGGCTTCACCGCGTGCCCTCAGCAGTATTTTGATATCGCGGACATTCTGTCTGCTGAAGGCTTCGACGTTTTCCTGCCGTTGATGCCAGGGCAAGGTCGGGTAGAGTCGGGGAAGAAGGATCACTTGGAAGACCTGCCCTCCAAAACCACCGGGGAAATTTATGCGAACGGTTCCAAGCAGCATCCGCGATATATAAAATTCGTTGAACAAATGAATGCCATAGCAGCGGCAAGTACTGGCATCAAAGCTCTTGCCGGTCTATCTGGTGGTGGAGGATTGGCAACTGGTGCCGCTGTGATGGGTCAGACGGCGAACGGAAATGTCTGGAGCCGTGTTCTTCTCTATGCTCCCTACTATCAAAATCCAAGCGTAAACAAAGTTCTTGCCGATGTCGTTGGATTCTTCAACCCCGGTGTGACAACCGATTGGGGTGAAGCCTGTCGCATGAATCGGGCACGTATAAACGGACGCGCGGGTTACTGTTCAGTCAATGTAGGAGCAACTCAGGCCATGGTTCATTACGGAGAGGAAGCCGCTGCAGCGATTAAGCAGGTTCGGATTCCTATACAGTTCGTCGTGACAGAAATGGATCCGACTGCTGACAATCAAGCTATTTTCAGGGCCTTCAGTAATGCAAATAATGCCCGTGTCTGCACTTATCCCAAAGGCGTTCCCCATTCCTTAATCAATCCGAATAAAGACCTTATTCCAGATGATGGTGACCCTCAGCTTGCGAAGGTCAGGGACAAGAATATTCCCTCCGGTCCACCTTATGAATGGGTTGATGCCCTTAACGGCGATTCTGTTAGATTTCTGACCACTGGCGAGTGGTTCCCTGTTTCTGGCGAATCGGAAATAGAGCAGAAGTATGGCAACACTTTCCCAATGTGCAATCCTTCAAAGCTTACCACTATGCCCTGA
- a CDS encoding fumarylacetoacetate hydrolase family protein — protein sequence MKFGTRDNGTRDGELMVVSRDLQRCLPAGPEVNSLQEALDHWDEALPHLKNIADMLEKDAQLGSKTSDQTWRSPLPRAYEWIDGSAYINHVVLVRKARGANPPETLRTDPLIYQGGSGIFLGPKDNIPLADTAWGCDFESEVAVVLGDVPQGTKKAEAEKYIRLVMIVNDVSLRNLIPAELEKGFGFFQSKPASAFAPFAVTPDELGSFWKEGRVHLPLKTWLNGNLFGDPNAGPEMHFSFHDLIAHIAKTRSYTAGTILGSGTVSNEDRSRGSSCLAEKRMIEKIDNGTMTTPFLQYGDRVEIEMFDNGGKSIFGRIEQTVTPM from the coding sequence CACGCGATAACGGAACACGAGATGGAGAACTGATGGTCGTCAGCCGGGATCTGCAGCGCTGTCTGCCGGCCGGGCCTGAAGTGAACTCTTTGCAGGAAGCGCTGGATCATTGGGACGAGGCGCTGCCGCATCTGAAGAATATTGCGGATATGCTGGAGAAGGATGCCCAGCTCGGTTCGAAGACCAGCGATCAGACCTGGCGTTCGCCGTTGCCGCGGGCTTATGAATGGATTGATGGCTCGGCTTATATCAATCACGTGGTTTTGGTACGGAAGGCGCGCGGGGCGAATCCTCCTGAGACTTTGCGCACGGATCCTTTGATTTATCAGGGTGGGTCCGGGATTTTCCTGGGGCCCAAGGATAATATTCCGCTCGCGGATACCGCGTGGGGCTGTGATTTTGAGTCGGAAGTTGCCGTGGTTTTGGGTGATGTGCCGCAGGGGACGAAGAAGGCGGAGGCGGAGAAGTATATTCGCCTTGTGATGATTGTGAATGATGTTTCTTTGCGGAATTTGATTCCTGCGGAACTGGAAAAAGGTTTCGGGTTCTTCCAGTCGAAGCCGGCTTCTGCCTTTGCTCCCTTCGCTGTGACCCCGGATGAACTGGGTTCGTTCTGGAAAGAGGGCCGGGTCCACCTGCCTCTTAAAACCTGGCTCAACGGAAACCTCTTCGGTGACCCCAACGCTGGCCCTGAGATGCATTTCTCCTTCCACGATCTGATCGCCCACATCGCGAAAACCCGGTCCTATACCGCTGGCACCATCCTTGGCAGCGGAACCGTCTCGAACGAAGACCGCAGCCGCGGCTCGTCGTGCCTGGCTGAAAAGCGGATGATTGAGAAGATTGATAACGGAACGATGACCACACCTTTCCTCCAATATGGAGACCGTGTGGAAATCGAGATGTTTGATAATGGTGGGAAGAGTATCTTCGGTCGGATTGAGCAGACCGTCACACCTATGTAA